A single window of Nocardia higoensis DNA harbors:
- a CDS encoding AMP-binding protein yields the protein MLTPSAHTDTFCRDNLPPRSQWPEFVFDLPALRYPERLNCASVLLDGAVARHGRDLPCLSTSESTWSYGDLLDTANRIARVLTEDFGLVPGNRVLLRSPNTPWLVACWLAVVKAGGVVVTTMPLLRAAELTELVDLTRPALALCEHRLTEELAAATDLPIVPVGGQAADDLTRRAAVKPPTFIDVETAADDVVLLAPTSGTTGTPKATMHFHRDVLAIADTFGAHILAPRPDDVFIGTPPLAFTFGLGGLVIFPLRAGASVVLLERADPATLVEAIEKFGVTVLFTAPTAYKALLKRDDVRKLSTLRRCVSAGEYLPESVFTRFREQTGLSIVDGIGGTELLHIYISAADDDIRPGSLGRAVPGFRVEIQDDDGNPVADGTPGLLSVKGPTGCRYLADPRQRDYVRGGWNRTGDTCTRDADGYIWYKSRSDDMIVSAGYNIAAPEVEAVLDRHPDVEECAVVGVPDEDRGSIVHAAVVLRAGVDGDAGKISELQDFVKNTAAPYKYPRSIEFVTELPRNPSGKLQRFKVREQWTAAR from the coding sequence ATGCTCACTCCCTCGGCCCACACCGATACCTTCTGCCGGGACAACCTCCCGCCGCGGTCGCAGTGGCCGGAATTCGTCTTCGACCTGCCCGCCCTGCGGTATCCGGAACGCCTGAACTGCGCGAGCGTGCTGCTCGACGGCGCCGTGGCGCGCCACGGCCGCGACCTCCCGTGCCTGTCCACCAGCGAATCCACCTGGAGCTACGGCGATCTGCTCGACACAGCCAACCGGATCGCGCGCGTGCTCACCGAGGACTTCGGGCTGGTTCCCGGCAACCGGGTGCTGCTGCGCTCGCCCAACACCCCATGGCTCGTCGCCTGCTGGTTGGCGGTGGTCAAAGCGGGCGGCGTCGTGGTCACCACCATGCCGCTGCTACGCGCGGCCGAACTGACCGAGCTCGTCGACCTGACCCGCCCGGCGCTGGCGCTGTGCGAGCACCGGCTCACCGAGGAACTCGCCGCGGCCACCGACCTGCCGATCGTGCCGGTCGGCGGTCAGGCCGCCGACGACCTCACCCGCCGCGCCGCCGTGAAACCACCGACCTTCATCGATGTCGAGACAGCCGCGGACGACGTGGTGCTGCTTGCCCCCACCTCCGGCACCACCGGAACACCCAAGGCCACCATGCACTTCCATCGCGACGTGCTCGCCATCGCCGACACCTTCGGCGCGCACATCCTCGCCCCGCGCCCGGACGATGTGTTCATCGGCACCCCGCCGCTGGCGTTCACCTTCGGGCTCGGCGGTCTGGTGATCTTCCCACTGCGGGCCGGTGCCTCGGTGGTGCTGCTCGAACGGGCCGACCCCGCCACACTGGTCGAAGCGATCGAGAAGTTCGGCGTCACCGTACTGTTCACCGCGCCGACCGCCTACAAGGCGCTGCTCAAACGCGACGACGTGCGCAAGCTGAGCACGCTGCGGCGGTGCGTGTCGGCGGGGGAGTACCTGCCCGAGTCGGTGTTCACCCGCTTCCGCGAACAGACCGGGCTGTCGATCGTCGACGGCATCGGCGGCACGGAGCTGCTGCACATCTACATCTCCGCCGCCGACGACGACATCCGGCCCGGTTCCCTCGGCCGCGCCGTGCCGGGGTTCCGCGTCGAGATCCAGGACGACGACGGCAATCCCGTGGCCGACGGCACTCCCGGCCTGCTGTCGGTCAAGGGTCCGACCGGCTGCCGCTACCTGGCCGATCCACGCCAGCGCGACTACGTGCGCGGCGGCTGGAACCGGACCGGCGACACCTGCACCCGCGACGCCGACGGCTATATCTGGTACAAATCGCGCAGCGACGACATGATCGTCTCCGCCGGCTACAACATCGCCGCCCCCGAGGTGGAGGCCGTGCTCGACCGGCACCCGGACGTGGAGGAGTGCGCGGTTGTCGGCGTGCCCGACGAGGACCGCGGCAGCATCGTGCACGCCGCCGTAGTACTGCGCGCCGGGGTCGACGGCGACGCCGGGAAGATCAGCGAACTCCAGGATTTCGTCAAGAACACCGCGGCCCCCTACAAGTACCCGCGCAGCATCGAGTTCGTGACCGAGCTGCCGCGCAACCCCAGCGGCAAGTTGCAGCGCTTCAAGGTGCGCGAACAGTGGACGGCCGCGCGATGA
- a CDS encoding RidA family protein, with protein MAVDRINPATLAKPSGFAHATRHRGIVHLAGQTAMDADGKIVEGGIVEQFRQALSNTLTALQAAGGRAQDLLSVTIYLLDIPDYQANGKEIGRIWRELAGTEYPAMTGVGVTALWQPEALIEIQAVAAID; from the coding sequence ATGGCTGTCGATCGAATCAATCCCGCAACCCTGGCCAAGCCGTCCGGTTTCGCCCACGCCACCCGGCATCGCGGCATCGTGCACCTGGCCGGTCAGACCGCGATGGACGCCGACGGCAAGATCGTCGAGGGCGGAATCGTCGAGCAGTTCCGCCAGGCGTTGTCGAACACGCTGACGGCATTACAGGCCGCGGGCGGGCGGGCGCAGGACCTGCTGAGCGTGACGATCTACCTGCTCGACATCCCCGACTACCAAGCCAACGGCAAGGAGATCGGGCGCATCTGGCGCGAACTGGCGGGCACCGAGTACCCGGCGATGACCGGCGTCGGCGTCACCGCCCTGTGGCAGCCCGAGGCCCTGATCGAGATCCAGGCCGTCGCCGCGATCGACTGA
- a CDS encoding fumarylacetoacetate hydrolase family protein, translated as MRLRTVLTDDGGSHAQVRRDGRWYATTAPDVGALLTHPDQRSTLTGEPAAPGRSAPVVTTPGKILCCGHNYRAHIAELGHAEPEYPTLFAKFADTLTAWDADIALRLPADEAGLDWEAELAVVVGAELRDADRASARAGIAGYTVANDFSVRTWQRRTTQWLQGKAFDATTPLGPELVTPDEVDPGDGLRITCRVNGVTEQRGSTDDLLFDPAALLSYISTFTTLRPGDLVLTGTPGGVGVAADPPRHLRPGDVVETEIEGIGLLRNRITLHTEDDPAQRDGKENR; from the coding sequence ATGCGTCTGCGAACTGTCCTCACCGACGACGGCGGCTCCCACGCCCAGGTCCGCCGCGACGGGCGCTGGTACGCCACCACCGCACCCGACGTCGGCGCGCTGCTCACCCACCCGGACCAGCGGTCCACGCTCACCGGCGAACCGGCCGCGCCGGGACGATCGGCGCCGGTGGTCACCACACCGGGCAAGATCCTGTGCTGCGGACACAACTACCGCGCGCATATCGCCGAGCTCGGGCACGCCGAACCCGAATACCCCACCCTGTTCGCCAAATTCGCCGACACGCTCACCGCTTGGGACGCCGACATCGCGCTCCGGCTGCCCGCCGACGAGGCGGGCCTGGACTGGGAGGCCGAACTCGCCGTCGTGGTCGGGGCCGAACTGCGTGACGCCGACCGGGCGAGCGCGCGAGCGGGAATCGCCGGCTATACCGTCGCCAACGACTTCTCCGTGCGCACCTGGCAGCGCCGTACCACACAGTGGTTGCAGGGCAAGGCGTTCGATGCCACCACTCCCCTCGGCCCGGAACTGGTCACTCCCGACGAGGTCGATCCCGGCGACGGCCTGCGCATCACCTGCCGCGTCAACGGCGTCACCGAACAGCGCGGCTCCACCGACGATCTGCTGTTCGACCCGGCGGCGCTGCTGTCCTACATCTCCACCTTCACCACACTGCGCCCCGGCGACCTCGTGCTCACCGGCACTCCCGGCGGGGTGGGCGTCGCCGCCGACCCGCCGCGCCACCTGCGCCCCGGCGACGTGGTGGAAACCGAGATCGAAGGCATCGGGCTGCTCCGCAACCGAATCACCCTCCACACCGAAGACGATCCCGCGCAGCGGGACGGAAAGGAAAACCGATGA
- a CDS encoding cupin domain-containing protein, with protein MSNETLDTTAVPVVTLAGHEHTDTAQSGGAVRVSGVSPQHTPATKIWYGRVSNEPGYRSLPHHHGEAETGGYVLAGVARIYFGENYQQYVDMKEGDFVFVPPFMPHIEVNMSTTEELVWLTSRTPDNIVVNLPDVDDAILVGYRRA; from the coding sequence ATGAGCAACGAAACCCTCGACACCACCGCGGTTCCCGTCGTCACCCTGGCCGGGCACGAGCACACCGACACCGCCCAGTCCGGCGGCGCGGTACGGGTGTCCGGCGTGAGCCCGCAGCACACCCCCGCCACCAAGATCTGGTACGGCCGGGTGTCCAACGAGCCCGGCTACCGCTCGCTGCCGCACCACCACGGCGAGGCCGAGACGGGCGGATACGTGCTCGCGGGCGTGGCGCGCATCTACTTCGGCGAGAACTACCAGCAGTACGTCGACATGAAGGAGGGCGACTTCGTGTTCGTGCCGCCGTTCATGCCGCACATCGAGGTGAACATGAGCACCACCGAGGAGCTGGTGTGGCTGACCTCGCGCACCCCCGACAACATCGTGGTCAACCTCCCGGACGTGGACGACGCCATCCTCGTGGGCTACCGCCGCGCCTGA
- a CDS encoding phytoene desaturase family protein has product MSEITPAEVDAIVVGSGINGLVAAAELARAGWSVLLAERNNDIGGFIATEERTLPGYRHDTFSSWHPLFVTGAAYASLGELLHAHGLAYRNSDDWVTASVADDGTVTVAHRDPERTAAAFAEPEDRTTYLDMVARLTASLPAIGGLMGAELRSPAVLGPVTGLLRGNGRRGTENWLRDALTSGRGFTRRHFRGPEVDHLYAPWLLHAGLAPDHASGGLMVPMLATTLHAAGLPVVAGGSGEFVAAFRSLLDSLGVRIRTGTDVERIVVESGRATGVVAGGTTIRARRAVLASVTPTALYGELLPATAVDPGIRAEAARFRYGRGEMQIHVALSSPIGWRDARLGEIPLVHLTDGSAGTAIACAEAEAGLLPHRPTVVVGQQYLLDPSRVPAGAAALWLQLQEVPFTPRGDAAGQLDTAAGWTPQLATAFANRVLDRIAAHAPDLRTKVLAVDVVTPVDLAAYNVNAVAGDPYGGSGELDQSYLWRPLGSVGRHRTPVPGLWQIGASTHPGPGLGGGSGHLVATTLTRPGPLARLRRH; this is encoded by the coding sequence ATGAGCGAAATCACACCGGCCGAGGTCGACGCGATCGTCGTCGGATCCGGGATCAACGGGCTGGTCGCCGCGGCCGAACTCGCGCGCGCCGGATGGTCGGTGCTCCTGGCCGAACGCAACAACGACATCGGCGGATTCATCGCGACCGAGGAACGCACGCTGCCCGGCTACCGGCACGACACCTTCTCCTCCTGGCATCCGCTGTTTGTCACCGGCGCGGCCTACGCCAGCCTGGGCGAACTGCTGCACGCCCACGGCCTGGCCTACCGCAACAGCGACGACTGGGTGACCGCCAGCGTCGCCGACGACGGCACCGTCACCGTCGCCCACCGCGACCCCGAACGCACCGCCGCGGCCTTCGCCGAGCCCGAGGACCGCACCACCTACCTCGACATGGTGGCGCGGCTGACCGCGAGCCTGCCCGCGATCGGCGGACTCATGGGCGCCGAACTGCGCTCGCCCGCCGTGCTCGGGCCGGTGACCGGCCTGCTGCGCGGCAACGGCCGCCGCGGCACCGAGAACTGGCTGCGCGACGCGCTGACCAGCGGTCGCGGCTTCACCCGCCGCCACTTCCGTGGCCCCGAGGTGGACCACCTGTACGCGCCGTGGCTGCTGCACGCCGGGCTGGCGCCCGACCATGCCTCCGGCGGGCTGATGGTGCCGATGCTGGCCACCACCCTGCACGCCGCGGGCCTGCCGGTGGTCGCGGGCGGGTCCGGCGAATTCGTCGCCGCGTTCAGGTCGCTGCTGGACTCGCTCGGCGTACGGATCCGCACCGGTACCGATGTCGAGCGGATCGTGGTGGAGTCCGGACGCGCGACCGGAGTGGTGGCGGGCGGCACAACGATTCGCGCCCGGCGCGCGGTGCTCGCCTCGGTGACACCGACCGCGCTCTACGGCGAGCTGCTCCCGGCCACCGCCGTCGACCCCGGCATCCGCGCCGAGGCGGCCCGGTTCCGGTACGGGCGCGGCGAAATGCAGATCCACGTCGCGCTGTCGAGCCCGATCGGCTGGCGTGACGCACGGCTGGGCGAGATTCCGCTGGTGCACCTGACCGACGGGTCGGCCGGCACCGCGATCGCCTGCGCCGAAGCCGAAGCCGGGCTGCTGCCGCACCGGCCCACGGTGGTCGTGGGCCAGCAGTACCTGCTCGACCCGAGCCGGGTGCCCGCGGGTGCGGCCGCGCTGTGGCTGCAACTCCAGGAGGTGCCCTTCACCCCACGCGGCGACGCCGCGGGCCAACTCGACACCGCCGCGGGCTGGACACCGCAGCTGGCGACCGCGTTCGCGAACCGCGTGCTCGACCGGATCGCCGCGCACGCACCTGATCTGCGCACGAAGGTGCTCGCCGTCGACGTGGTGACGCCGGTGGACCTGGCCGCCTACAACGTCAACGCGGTCGCGGGCGACCCCTACGGCGGTTCGGGCGAACTCGATCAGAGCTACCTGTGGCGTCCGCTCGGATCGGTCGGCAGGCACCGCACACCGGTGCCGGGCCTGTGGCAGATCGGCGCCTCGACCCACCCCGGTCCGGGACTCGGCGGCGGCTCCGGGCATCTGGTCGCCACCACGCTCACCCGGCCGGGACCGCTGGCACGGCTGCGCCGCCACTGA
- a CDS encoding cyclase family protein yields the protein MSVLSTVVDATRSGAVEIIDLTTPLRESTPILQLPPPLANTVPFRLEEISRYDDRGPAWYWNNIHTGEHTGTHLDAPVHWVSGRDGHDVSQAPLQTLVAPAAVIDRTAQVADDPDFLLEVSHLEDWERQHGPLPEGGWLLYRTGWAARGEDTAAFTNEGHTPGVSVECARWLAEKSPLAGLGVETVGTDAGAAPGFDPAFPCHNLLLGANKWGLTSLRNLDKLPATGALLIVSPLPIVGGSGSPARVLALVER from the coding sequence ATGTCCGTACTCAGCACCGTCGTCGACGCCACCCGCAGCGGCGCCGTCGAGATCATCGATCTCACCACCCCGCTGCGGGAGTCCACGCCGATCCTGCAGCTACCGCCGCCGCTGGCCAACACCGTCCCGTTCCGACTCGAGGAGATCAGTCGATACGACGACCGCGGCCCGGCCTGGTACTGGAACAACATCCACACCGGCGAACACACCGGCACCCATCTCGACGCGCCGGTGCACTGGGTGAGCGGCCGCGACGGCCACGACGTCTCGCAGGCACCGTTGCAGACGCTGGTCGCGCCCGCCGCCGTCATCGACCGCACCGCACAGGTCGCCGACGACCCGGACTTCCTGCTCGAGGTCTCCCACCTCGAGGACTGGGAGCGGCAGCACGGGCCGCTACCCGAGGGCGGCTGGCTGCTCTACCGCACCGGCTGGGCAGCCCGCGGCGAGGACACAGCCGCCTTCACCAACGAGGGGCACACGCCCGGCGTCTCGGTGGAGTGCGCGCGATGGCTGGCCGAGAAGTCGCCACTGGCCGGCCTCGGCGTGGAGACCGTCGGCACCGACGCCGGCGCCGCACCCGGTTTCGATCCGGCCTTCCCCTGCCACAACCTGCTGCTCGGCGCCAACAAATGGGGCCTGACCAGCCTGCGCAACCTCGACAAGCTACCCGCCACCGGCGCGCTGCTGATCGTCTCGCCGCTGCCGATCGTCGGCGGCTCGGGCAGCCCGGCCCGGGTGCTCGCCCTGGTCGAACGCTGA
- a CDS encoding indolepyruvate ferredoxin oxidoreductase subunit alpha gives MAERSFANEVGKLRQGAGTTLHVEGILAVTKALLQSGVAYVGGYQGAPISHLMDVLGDAKEVLDELGVYFENSASEATAAAMLAASVHYPLRGAVTWKSTVGTNVAADALANLASGGVTGGALIILGEDYGEGSSIMQERSHAFAMKSQMWLLDPRPDVAAIVDAVQSGFELSEASNTPVFLLLRLRSCHLHGAFEAEDNKRPPMTVTEATRRPKRDISRIVLPPASFQHEREKIEDRWPAAVRYIREHQLNEVFGADRADVGIIVQGGLYNTLNRSMELLGCSDAFGDTQVPLYVMNVAYPVIDEEVIEFCAGKRAVLLVEEGQPDFIEQNINTILRRANVTTALHGKDLLTMAGEYTSLVVTRGLHAFLSRYLPDAITAVPALLRPADDPAGPFATRVDPQIVHPRPPGLCTGCPERPIFSGLVLAERATGKHHISADIGCHLFSVNAPFDLGATTMGYGLGSAAASALNSQDSDRRTIAMMGDGGFWHNGLSSGVGNAVYNKNDQLLVVVDNGYAAATGGQDVLSSEAELPARSTKHPIERAVRGIGVKWAKTIDDTYDVTKVRDTFIEALSTDEPGPKVLVMQSECQLNRQRREKPRRAQALREGKRVVRERYGVDPETCTGDHACIRISGCPSLTVTDNPDPLRTDPIATVLDSCVGCGVCGANAHAAVLCPSFYRTDVVDNPTRRDRVLARLRGWWIGVLARGIERRIAGLEVQ, from the coding sequence ATGGCCGAACGCTCGTTCGCCAACGAAGTCGGAAAACTCCGTCAGGGGGCGGGTACCACCCTGCACGTCGAGGGCATCCTCGCCGTCACCAAGGCGCTGCTGCAGTCCGGCGTCGCCTACGTCGGCGGCTACCAGGGCGCACCGATCTCGCATCTGATGGATGTGCTCGGCGACGCCAAGGAGGTCCTCGACGAGCTGGGCGTCTACTTCGAGAACAGCGCCTCGGAGGCCACCGCGGCCGCCATGCTCGCCGCCTCGGTGCACTACCCGCTGCGCGGCGCGGTGACCTGGAAGTCGACCGTCGGCACCAACGTCGCCGCCGACGCGCTGGCCAACCTGGCCAGCGGCGGCGTGACCGGCGGCGCCCTGATCATCCTCGGCGAGGACTACGGCGAGGGCTCGAGCATCATGCAGGAGCGCTCACACGCCTTCGCGATGAAATCGCAGATGTGGCTGCTCGATCCACGACCGGACGTGGCCGCGATCGTCGACGCGGTGCAGTCGGGCTTCGAACTGTCGGAGGCCAGCAACACCCCGGTCTTCCTCCTGCTGCGGCTGCGCTCATGTCACCTGCACGGCGCGTTCGAGGCCGAGGACAACAAACGTCCACCGATGACGGTGACCGAGGCGACCCGTCGACCCAAGCGCGACATCAGCCGGATCGTGTTGCCCCCGGCCAGCTTCCAGCACGAGCGGGAGAAGATCGAGGACCGCTGGCCCGCCGCGGTGCGCTACATCCGTGAGCACCAGCTCAACGAGGTGTTCGGCGCCGACCGGGCCGACGTCGGGATCATCGTGCAGGGCGGGCTCTACAACACCCTCAACCGGTCGATGGAACTGCTGGGCTGCTCGGACGCCTTCGGCGACACGCAAGTACCACTGTATGTGATGAACGTGGCCTACCCCGTGATCGACGAAGAGGTCATCGAGTTCTGCGCGGGCAAGCGCGCGGTGCTGCTGGTCGAGGAGGGCCAGCCCGACTTCATCGAACAGAACATCAACACCATCCTGCGCCGCGCGAACGTGACGACCGCACTGCACGGCAAGGATCTGCTCACGATGGCCGGGGAGTACACCTCGCTGGTGGTCACCCGCGGGCTGCACGCATTCCTGTCCCGCTACTTGCCGGACGCGATCACCGCCGTGCCCGCGCTGCTGCGCCCGGCCGACGATCCGGCCGGCCCGTTCGCCACCCGGGTCGATCCACAGATCGTGCATCCGCGTCCACCGGGGCTGTGCACGGGCTGCCCGGAGCGGCCGATCTTCAGCGGCCTCGTGCTCGCCGAACGTGCGACCGGCAAGCACCACATCAGCGCCGACATCGGCTGCCATCTGTTCTCGGTCAACGCGCCGTTCGATCTCGGCGCCACCACGATGGGCTACGGGCTCGGCTCCGCGGCGGCCTCGGCGCTGAACTCCCAGGACTCCGACCGCAGGACGATAGCCATGATGGGCGACGGCGGCTTCTGGCACAACGGGTTGAGCAGCGGCGTCGGCAACGCCGTCTACAACAAGAACGACCAACTGCTGGTCGTGGTCGACAACGGCTACGCCGCCGCGACCGGCGGCCAGGATGTGCTGTCCTCGGAGGCCGAACTGCCCGCCCGCTCCACCAAGCATCCGATCGAGCGGGCAGTGCGTGGCATCGGCGTGAAGTGGGCCAAGACCATCGACGACACCTACGACGTCACCAAGGTCCGCGACACCTTCATCGAAGCGCTCAGCACCGACGAACCGGGGCCGAAAGTCCTGGTGATGCAAAGCGAATGCCAGCTCAACCGGCAACGCAGGGAGAAGCCGCGGCGCGCCCAGGCGCTGCGCGAAGGCAAACGAGTGGTGCGCGAACGCTACGGCGTCGACCCGGAGACCTGCACCGGCGACCACGCCTGCATCCGCATCTCCGGCTGCCCCTCGCTCACCGTCACCGACAATCCCGATCCGCTGCGCACCGATCCGATCGCCACGGTGCTCGACAGTTGCGTCGGCTGCGGTGTGTGCGGCGCGAATGCCCATGCGGCGGTGCTGTGCCCGTCGTTCTATCGCACCGACGTCGTCGACAACCCGACGCGGCGGGACCGGGTGCTGGCGCGGTTGCGCGGCTGGTGGATCGGTGTGCTCGCGCGCGGTATCGAACGTCGTATCGCAGGTCTGGAGGTGCAGTGA
- a CDS encoding indolepyruvate oxidoreductase subunit beta family protein — protein sequence MSSWYDGQRPLTLAILAMGGEGGGVLADWIVEVAEKAGYWAQSTSVPGVAQRTGATVYYVELFAPTAASGTGRTVPVLSVFPTPGEVDIVVASELMEAGRAVQRGFSTPDRTTLITSTHRVFSIDERMAPGDGRADSAALLETARRGAKQLIAADFMAVAEQARSVISASLFGALAGCGVLPFSREHFEQPIRDFGKGVEQSLRAFAAGFDAARSAAPETAAAVSRQSAPVPLTLIPRPLSPEEEKNRETKRRNEIAATDPGSLVGPKLRSLAAEVTELPTAAGSMILHGLVRTAVYQNKAYARRYLERVARFAAVDPDAEGAARLTVEAARHIALWMCYQDTIHVALQKTRRHRMDRIRTEARAEPNQLIQVREYLHPQSDEITDTLPERLGASLRRSALFHRVVRKMTHKGMIVNTSSITGYTALSMTARMRPLRPRSLRFAREQAAIEEWMDTALSAASIDADFAREIVECQRVLKGYGATWEHGWESFGRLMRATRDLAGKPEAADRLARLRDAALADDEGRALAAELAVATGN from the coding sequence ATGTCGAGTTGGTACGACGGGCAGCGCCCGCTGACGCTGGCCATCCTCGCGATGGGCGGCGAGGGCGGCGGTGTACTCGCGGACTGGATCGTCGAGGTTGCCGAGAAGGCAGGATACTGGGCACAATCCACCTCGGTGCCAGGCGTCGCTCAGCGCACCGGCGCCACGGTGTACTACGTCGAGTTGTTCGCGCCCACAGCCGCTTCGGGGACCGGGCGGACGGTGCCGGTGCTCAGCGTCTTTCCCACTCCGGGTGAAGTCGACATCGTCGTCGCCTCGGAGCTGATGGAGGCAGGGCGGGCGGTGCAGCGCGGCTTCAGCACGCCGGATCGGACCACACTCATCACTTCCACGCACCGGGTGTTCTCCATCGATGAGCGGATGGCGCCGGGTGACGGGCGGGCCGATTCGGCGGCACTACTGGAAACCGCGCGGCGCGGGGCCAAACAGCTGATCGCGGCCGACTTCATGGCGGTGGCGGAACAGGCGCGCAGCGTGATCAGCGCGTCGCTGTTCGGGGCGCTGGCCGGGTGCGGGGTGCTGCCCTTCAGCCGGGAGCACTTCGAGCAGCCGATCCGTGATTTCGGCAAAGGGGTCGAACAGTCGCTGCGAGCCTTCGCCGCGGGGTTCGACGCCGCCCGCTCGGCTGCCCCTGAAACAGCGGCCGCGGTCTCGCGGCAGAGCGCGCCGGTGCCGCTGACGTTGATACCCCGGCCGCTGTCGCCGGAAGAAGAGAAGAATCGGGAGACCAAACGCCGCAACGAGATCGCCGCCACCGATCCGGGATCCCTGGTCGGCCCGAAGCTGCGGTCGCTGGCCGCCGAGGTCACCGAACTGCCCACCGCGGCGGGCTCGATGATCCTGCACGGCCTGGTCCGCACGGCGGTGTACCAGAACAAGGCCTACGCCCGGCGGTACCTGGAGCGGGTGGCACGGTTCGCTGCGGTGGACCCCGATGCCGAGGGCGCCGCGCGGCTCACCGTGGAAGCGGCCAGGCACATCGCGCTGTGGATGTGTTACCAGGACACCATCCACGTCGCCCTGCAGAAGACCCGGCGGCACCGCATGGATCGCATCCGGACCGAGGCACGCGCGGAACCGAACCAGCTCATCCAGGTGCGCGAGTACCTACATCCGCAGAGCGACGAGATCACCGACACCCTGCCCGAGCGCCTGGGCGCGAGCCTGCGCCGTTCCGCGCTCTTCCACCGCGTGGTCCGGAAGATGACGCACAAGGGCATGATCGTCAACACCAGTTCCATCACCGGCTACACCGCGCTGTCGATGACGGCCAGGATGCGCCCGCTGCGCCCACGCTCGCTGCGCTTCGCCCGCGAGCAGGCCGCCATCGAAGAGTGGATGGACACAGCGTTGTCGGCGGCGAGTATCGACGCCGACTTCGCGCGCGAGATCGTCGAATGTCAGCGCGTACTGAAGGGATACGGTGCGACATGGGAGCACGGGTGGGAGAGTTTCGGCCGATTGATGCGGGCCACGCGGGATCTGGCGGGTAAGCCCGAGGCCGCCGACCGGCTCGCCCGGCTGCGCGACGCCGCACTGGCCGACGACGAGGGCCGGGCGCTGGCAGCGGAACTGGCGGTGGCGACCGGGAATTGA
- a CDS encoding lipocalin family protein has translation MTEQPTAVRSLPELDLGWYLGLWYEIGRLPLTWEDDDASEITAQYSLEDDGTIRVDNRCFDGDGKPTRSVGKATPVEGEPAQLKVTFLPAGLRWIPFTEGDYWVLKIDESYDHALVGTPDRKNLWLLARRPVVDEATKAEFLDAARRQGFDLTDWITPVQTGRHVTDEDLA, from the coding sequence ATGACCGAGCAGCCCACCGCCGTCCGATCCCTGCCCGAGCTGGATCTCGGCTGGTATCTGGGACTCTGGTACGAGATCGGGCGCCTGCCCCTCACATGGGAAGACGATGACGCCAGCGAGATCACCGCCCAGTACTCACTCGAGGACGACGGGACGATCCGCGTGGACAACCGCTGTTTCGACGGCGACGGCAAGCCGACCAGGTCGGTGGGAAAGGCCACTCCGGTCGAGGGCGAGCCAGCGCAGTTGAAGGTGACGTTCCTGCCCGCGGGCCTGCGCTGGATCCCCTTCACCGAAGGCGACTACTGGGTGCTGAAGATCGACGAGTCCTACGATCACGCGCTCGTCGGCACCCCGGACCGCAAGAACCTGTGGTTACTGGCCCGGCGACCGGTCGTCGACGAGGCGACGAAGGCCGAATTCCTCGACGCGGCGAGACGTCAGGGGTTCGATCTGACCGACTGGATCACGCCCGTGCAGACGGGGCGCCACGTCACCGACGAGGACCTCGCGTAG
- a CDS encoding MFS transporter — MSPRMRVTPPLAWATLLAAIAQALAPVVAGLSGGASPAESTTDLSITPAGYAFSIWGVIYALSIATTACVVWKRSTGTDRPDHLLTDLLVAFLGASAWIAGAAAEVPWITPIILTVMTIALIDAVRLTARSCDESAPGWLTGLVRATVGLYASWASAAVFQNWAAEIGGSFGDPADLWWQLAILILGACFGIAITARYGGTLPLYPLGQIWALVGILVTGWGETTAVVVVCVLGIVGVIVAWWIARSREPRALQE, encoded by the coding sequence ATGAGCCCTCGAATGCGCGTCACCCCACCGCTGGCCTGGGCAACCCTTCTCGCCGCGATCGCTCAGGCGCTCGCGCCGGTAGTCGCCGGCCTCAGCGGAGGCGCCTCTCCCGCCGAATCCACCACCGACCTGTCCATCACCCCGGCCGGATACGCGTTCTCGATCTGGGGTGTCATCTACGCCCTGTCGATCGCCACCACCGCCTGCGTGGTCTGGAAACGCTCCACCGGCACAGACCGCCCCGACCACCTGCTGACCGACCTGCTCGTCGCCTTCCTCGGCGCATCCGCGTGGATCGCGGGCGCGGCGGCCGAAGTCCCGTGGATCACCCCGATCATTCTCACGGTCATGACCATCGCGCTCATCGACGCGGTGCGGCTCACGGCGAGGTCGTGCGACGAGTCCGCGCCGGGCTGGCTCACCGGTCTGGTCCGGGCGACTGTGGGTCTCTACGCGTCGTGGGCGTCGGCCGCGGTGTTCCAGAACTGGGCGGCCGAGATCGGTGGCAGCTTCGGCGACCCGGCGGACCTGTGGTGGCAGCTGGCGATCCTGATCCTGGGCGCGTGCTTCGGCATCGCCATCACCGCCCGCTACGGCGGCACCCTCCCCCTCTACCCCCTCGGCCAGATATGGGCGCTGGTCGGCATTCTGGTCACCGGCTGGGGTGAGACGACCGCCGTGGTGGTGGTGTGCGTGCTCGGCATCGTCGGTGTGATCGTCGCGTGGTGGATCGCGCGCAGCCGAGAGCCACGAGCCCTGCAGGAATGA